In the genome of Nonlabens sp. MB-3u-79, one region contains:
- a CDS encoding DUF2461 domain-containing protein, with protein sequence MIDPALITFLKELAQNNNKAWFEERKPYFKTLDTNFKSYANDIMLDLNQHDVIERAKTFRIYRDIRFSKDKTPFKAHRSANWIRAGADKRGGYYMRIKPNEHVIGVGFFSPEKEDLLRIRKELELDAQQLRSIISDAQFIKCWGDLTGEQLKTAPRNFDKAHPDMDLIKFKSFYFMKSFTDQEVLSKDFSSTVNASFKTARPFLDFMSEVLTTDLNGESLL encoded by the coding sequence ATGATAGATCCAGCGTTAATTACATTTTTAAAAGAACTCGCTCAAAACAATAATAAAGCTTGGTTTGAGGAACGCAAACCCTATTTTAAAACTCTAGACACGAATTTTAAAAGCTATGCAAATGACATTATGCTTGATTTAAATCAGCATGATGTGATAGAAAGAGCTAAAACCTTTAGAATTTATAGGGATATACGATTTTCAAAAGATAAAACGCCTTTTAAAGCTCATCGCAGTGCTAACTGGATAAGAGCTGGAGCAGATAAAAGAGGTGGTTATTACATGCGTATCAAGCCAAATGAACATGTTATAGGTGTAGGATTTTTTTCTCCAGAGAAAGAAGATCTTCTGCGCATACGAAAAGAGCTCGAATTAGACGCTCAGCAATTAAGGTCTATTATTTCTGATGCGCAGTTTATAAAATGTTGGGGCGATTTGACGGGAGAACAATTAAAAACGGCTCCTAGAAATTTTGATAAAGCACACCCAGATATGGATCTTATAAAATTTAAATCTTTCTATTTTATGAAATCATTTACAGATCAAGAAGTCTTGAGTAAAGATTTCTCCTCTACAGTAAATGCCTCTTTTAAAACCGCGAGGCCTTTTCTAGATTTTATGTCAGAAGTGCTGACCACAGACCTTAATGGAGAGTCCTTATTATAG
- the priA gene encoding primosomal protein N', whose translation MQHFIDVILPLPLERYFTYTVNTVEADFLKPGMRVAVPFGKSKIYTGIVHRVHQENTATYEVKDIEFIIDEQPVVTESQLQFWEWISSYYLCAVGQVMRASLPKSFLLESETIVLKNEATFIDDALLDDREFLVMEALESRNALKVQEVMDILDRKSVLPILQKMLEKDFIILQEELYHTYKPKTEKFILLHEELKEDEKLQSVLEELQRAPKQREAVLTLFMMQAGNPKEVTKKQLIERANVTAAVIKTLVSKGILVEIEKEIDRVLDKEEEGSELYRLNEDQTEALQQIKSSFKSNKTVLLHGVTSSGKTQLYVELIREQLEKGSQALYLLPEIALTTQLISRLKNFFKHQVLVYHSKYNLNERLEVWNHVINAKEPYVIIGARSAMLLPFQNLGLIIVDEEHETSFKQYDPAPRYHARDTAIVLGHMKKAFVLLGSATPALESYYNASSGKYHLVELKKRFGNVQMPEINMVDIKEKHKRKKMTGHFSDTLIEHMQQAFRNKKQVILFQNRRGYAPIMECGTCGNAPQCPNCDVSLTYHQYKGQLRCHYCGYHTFVPKECPSCSSSAMDTKGFGTEQIEQEFRMLFPDHKVARMDLDTTRGKNSYEKLIHQMDTGEIDCLVGTQMLTKGLDFRNVSLVGVMNADSMLNFPDFRAHERCFQLLTQVAGRAGRTKEIGKVLIQSYHPDHMILQQVSSYDYPTMYKEQIEERYQFKYPPFQRLIRITFKHRDYQTTLDSSTWFVNALNQIPHGVVVLGPEFPPVSRIRNLYNIHVIIKLTKQQAPDQVKGYIMKVKKSFESIKQYRSVRCNIDVDAY comes from the coding sequence ATGCAGCACTTCATTGATGTTATTCTACCACTTCCTCTTGAGCGTTATTTTACTTATACGGTCAATACTGTCGAAGCTGATTTTTTAAAGCCCGGTATGAGGGTGGCTGTGCCTTTTGGTAAATCAAAGATCTATACAGGCATCGTTCATCGAGTACATCAGGAAAATACAGCTACTTACGAGGTTAAGGATATCGAGTTCATTATTGATGAGCAACCAGTAGTTACAGAAAGCCAGCTACAGTTTTGGGAATGGATAAGTTCCTATTACCTATGCGCAGTAGGTCAGGTAATGCGAGCATCCTTGCCTAAATCATTTCTTTTAGAGAGTGAAACCATTGTTTTGAAAAATGAAGCCACTTTTATAGATGATGCACTTCTAGACGACCGAGAATTTCTAGTTATGGAAGCCTTGGAATCTCGCAATGCTTTAAAAGTGCAAGAAGTAATGGATATTTTGGACCGCAAGAGTGTGCTGCCTATTCTGCAAAAAATGCTGGAAAAGGATTTTATTATCCTGCAAGAAGAACTCTATCATACATACAAGCCTAAAACAGAAAAATTTATCCTCTTACATGAGGAATTAAAAGAAGATGAAAAACTTCAATCGGTGCTTGAAGAACTCCAGCGTGCTCCTAAACAAAGAGAAGCCGTTTTGACATTATTCATGATGCAGGCAGGAAACCCTAAAGAGGTGACTAAAAAACAGCTTATAGAAAGAGCAAATGTTACTGCTGCGGTTATTAAAACTCTGGTGTCTAAAGGTATTCTTGTAGAAATTGAAAAAGAAATAGATAGAGTACTGGATAAGGAAGAAGAGGGTAGTGAATTGTATCGTTTAAATGAAGATCAAACGGAGGCCTTACAGCAAATTAAAAGTAGCTTTAAGTCCAACAAGACAGTGTTACTTCACGGGGTTACCTCAAGCGGGAAGACGCAACTGTATGTAGAACTTATTAGAGAACAACTGGAGAAGGGGAGTCAAGCCTTGTATTTGTTGCCAGAAATTGCACTCACCACTCAATTGATCTCTAGATTAAAAAACTTTTTTAAACATCAAGTGCTGGTGTATCATTCTAAATACAACCTCAATGAGCGTTTAGAAGTTTGGAATCATGTGATCAACGCAAAAGAGCCTTATGTGATCATAGGTGCTCGCAGTGCGATGTTATTACCCTTCCAAAACTTGGGTTTAATCATTGTGGACGAAGAGCATGAAACCAGTTTTAAACAATACGACCCTGCACCTCGCTATCATGCTAGAGATACGGCGATTGTATTGGGCCACATGAAAAAAGCATTCGTACTTCTAGGGAGTGCGACACCAGCATTAGAAAGTTATTACAATGCTAGTTCTGGAAAATACCACCTGGTAGAATTGAAAAAGCGTTTTGGAAATGTCCAGATGCCAGAAATCAATATGGTGGATATTAAAGAAAAGCACAAGCGTAAAAAGATGACTGGTCATTTTTCTGACACACTCATTGAGCATATGCAGCAAGCTTTTAGGAACAAGAAGCAAGTGATCCTTTTTCAAAATAGGAGGGGTTATGCCCCTATTATGGAATGTGGCACTTGTGGAAATGCGCCGCAATGTCCTAATTGTGATGTCAGTCTTACGTACCATCAATACAAAGGACAGCTAAGATGTCATTACTGCGGTTACCACACTTTTGTACCTAAGGAGTGCCCATCTTGCTCTAGTAGCGCAATGGATACTAAAGGTTTTGGTACAGAACAAATAGAGCAAGAGTTTAGGATGTTATTTCCTGATCATAAGGTCGCTCGCATGGATCTGGATACTACCAGAGGTAAAAACTCTTATGAAAAACTTATTCATCAAATGGATACCGGAGAAATAGACTGCCTGGTCGGTACACAAATGCTTACAAAAGGTCTTGACTTTAGAAATGTAAGTCTGGTAGGGGTTATGAATGCAGACTCTATGCTTAACTTTCCAGATTTCAGAGCTCATGAAAGATGTTTTCAATTGCTGACACAAGTTGCAGGAAGAGCAGGGCGTACTAAAGAAATAGGTAAGGTGTTGATACAAAGTTACCATCCAGATCATATGATCTTACAGCAGGTAAGTTCTTACGATTACCCTACGATGTATAAAGAGCAGATTGAGGAGCGCTATCAGTTTAAATACCCGCCTTTTCAGAGATTGATAAGGATTACTTTTAAACATCGCGACTACCAGACGACCTTAGATTCAAGCACTTGGTTTGTAAATGCTTTGAATCAAATTCCCCATGGCGTGGTAGTTCTAGGGCCAGAATTTCCGCCAGTGTCACGTATACGTAATCTTTATAATATTCATGTGATCATAAAGTTGACAAAGCAACAGGCTCCAGATCAGGTAAAAGGCTATATCATGAAAGTAAAGAAAAGCTTTGAATCTATTAAGCAGTACCGTTCTGTAAGATGTAATATAGATGTAGATGCTTATTAG
- a CDS encoding glyoxalase translates to MNDRDEYLVALRPEIMGARVDENMSDEERFQNTSLRPIAKLQNDLIIAVFKNYIKKHKNVFCGLTAHKRIDYIENAVNRDQKFRNSLKGMLMGQFTIAEYQHYITNSSALNKRMMNLVRERLISNIQLFEKPVVDL, encoded by the coding sequence ATGAATGATAGAGACGAATATCTAGTAGCTTTAAGACCTGAAATTATGGGTGCACGAGTAGATGAAAACATGAGTGATGAAGAACGCTTTCAAAATACCAGCTTACGCCCTATCGCAAAATTGCAAAATGACCTGATTATAGCGGTTTTTAAAAACTACATTAAAAAACATAAAAATGTTTTTTGCGGTCTTACTGCTCATAAACGTATCGATTACATTGAAAATGCTGTCAATAGGGATCAGAAATTCAGAAATTCTTTAAAGGGAATGTTAATGGGACAGTTCACTATAGCAGAGTACCAGCATTACATCACCAACTCTAGCGCACTCAATAAACGCATGATGAATCTTGTAAGAGAACGACTCATTAGCAACATACAGTTGTTTGAAAAGCCTGTTGTAGACCTATAA
- a CDS encoding thioredoxin family protein produces MKYLFAAFICLMQVAQAQTEITDIDAESKLLVNNDKLIVVDFYATWCGPCKIMDPILKELSKEYAGKVDFYKIDVDENAVDDALGVTAMPTYFFIKNSTNLDVVKGAMSKGDMTSLIEKYVDYNTEDDVVVEEVVESTETSYTDASRYDAAAYHNTKDELDRSYKIWTNSSQLNTLAWHIYEKHYQRTDFYKGIDMVKRSIELEQNYYNLDTLAALLFKVERFSEALKKAKEAIEQAKRDGVAYDSTTELINKIIDKM; encoded by the coding sequence ATGAAATATTTATTCGCGGCTTTCATTTGCCTTATGCAAGTAGCTCAGGCTCAAACAGAAATTACAGACATTGATGCAGAATCAAAACTATTGGTTAATAATGATAAATTAATAGTCGTAGACTTTTATGCGACTTGGTGTGGTCCTTGTAAAATCATGGATCCTATATTAAAGGAACTTTCTAAGGAGTATGCAGGAAAAGTAGATTTTTATAAAATTGATGTAGATGAAAATGCCGTGGACGATGCCTTAGGTGTTACCGCCATGCCTACGTATTTTTTCATTAAAAACTCAACAAATTTAGATGTGGTAAAAGGAGCTATGTCTAAAGGGGATATGACATCCTTAATAGAGAAGTATGTGGATTACAATACTGAAGATGATGTTGTAGTAGAAGAAGTCGTAGAAAGTACAGAAACAAGTTATACCGATGCTTCCAGATACGATGCTGCAGCATATCACAACACCAAAGATGAACTGGATAGGTCCTATAAAATATGGACTAATTCATCGCAACTCAATACACTAGCTTGGCATATCTATGAGAAGCACTATCAACGTACTGATTTCTATAAAGGTATAGATATGGTTAAAAGGTCTATCGAACTGGAACAAAACTACTACAATCTAGATACACTCGCTGCCTTATTATTTAAAGTGGAAAGGTTTTCAGAAGCATTGAAGAAAGCTAAAGAAGCTATCGAGCAAGCAAAAAGGGATGGAGTCGCTTATGATTCTACCACAGAATTAATTAATAAAATAATAGATAAGATGTAA